One Oscillospiraceae bacterium genomic region harbors:
- a CDS encoding 2-hydroxyacid dehydrogenase has protein sequence MKITFYGTRDYDHLYFDVLAADPEYGCDIRFLAANLDKDTAPLAAGGEAVCAFVNADGSAPVLETLAAVGVKLLLLRCAGFNNVDLDAAKRCGITVLRVPGYSPEAVAEHAMALAMAANRRICKAYIKVRNNNFALDGLLGHTLYGSAAGIVGTGRIGAAMARICCGFGMTVLAYDQYRNPALEGLVRYVGLEELLRTADLVSLHCPLTPETHHMIDADAIKMMRDSAILVNTSRGGLIDTHALIDALRQRKFAGVGLDVYETEDNQIFEDYSDDVLRSVVVPVLLSFPNVVITSHQAFFTRTALQSIAITTMENARAFARGEKLVNLVE, from the coding sequence ATGAAAATTACATTTTATGGCACGAGAGACTATGACCATTTATACTTTGACGTACTGGCTGCCGATCCTGAATATGGGTGCGACATCCGCTTTTTGGCAGCTAATCTGGACAAGGACACCGCACCCTTGGCGGCCGGGGGCGAGGCGGTGTGCGCGTTCGTCAACGCCGACGGCTCGGCCCCGGTGCTGGAAACGCTGGCTGCCGTCGGGGTAAAACTGCTGCTGCTTCGCTGCGCCGGGTTCAATAACGTGGACCTGGACGCCGCCAAGCGCTGCGGCATCACAGTGCTGCGGGTGCCCGGTTACAGCCCCGAGGCCGTGGCCGAACACGCCATGGCGCTGGCCATGGCCGCCAACCGCCGCATCTGCAAAGCCTACATCAAGGTGCGCAACAATAACTTTGCGCTGGACGGCCTGCTGGGTCACACGCTGTACGGCTCCGCCGCCGGCATCGTGGGCACTGGGCGCATCGGCGCGGCCATGGCCCGCATCTGCTGCGGCTTCGGCATGACCGTGCTGGCCTATGACCAGTACCGCAACCCTGCGCTGGAGGGCCTGGTGCGGTACGTCGGGCTGGAGGAACTGCTGCGCACGGCGGACCTCGTCAGCCTGCACTGCCCGCTGACGCCGGAGACCCACCACATGATTGACGCCGATGCCATCAAAATGATGCGGGACAGCGCTATTTTAGTCAACACCAGCCGGGGCGGGCTGATCGATACTCACGCGCTGATCGATGCGCTGCGCCAGCGCAAATTTGCCGGGGTGGGGCTGGATGTCTACGAGACCGAGGACAACCAAATTTTTGAGGATTACTCCGACGACGTGCTGCGCAGTGTGGTCGTGCCGGTACTGCTCAGCTTTCCTAATGTGGTCATCACCAGCCACCAGGCTTTTTTTACCCGCACCGCCCTGCAAAGCATTGCCATAACTACGATGGAAAATGCCCGTGCCTTCGCCCGCGGCGAAAAGCTGGTAAACCTGGTGGAATAA
- a CDS encoding sulfide/dihydroorotate dehydrogenase-like FAD/NAD-binding protein: MFTIMKRRELNPTVTELWIKAPLIAKKAKAGQFIIVRAKEDSERIPLTIAGFDREAGTVSIIFQVVGAGTMQLNALKEGEAVHDFVGPLGKATEIEGLKNVCVVGGGVGCAIALPIAQALHAQGTKVTGIVGFRNKDLVILEDEFRACCDEFIIMTDDGSYGDKGVVTAPLEQKIVDGANFDEVITIGPLIMMKFVVKTTKPHNVKTVVSMNPIMVDGTGMCGGCRLTVGGQTKFACVDGPDFDGFEVDFDEAMHRGTMYKPFEAHAREAECNLLKQEVQ; this comes from the coding sequence TTGTTTACTATCATGAAACGGAGAGAGCTGAACCCCACTGTTACCGAGCTTTGGATCAAAGCACCGTTGATCGCAAAGAAGGCAAAGGCCGGTCAGTTCATCATTGTTCGCGCGAAGGAAGATTCCGAGCGCATCCCCCTGACCATCGCCGGTTTCGACCGCGAGGCCGGTACGGTTTCCATCATTTTCCAGGTGGTGGGTGCCGGCACCATGCAGCTGAACGCGCTGAAAGAGGGCGAGGCTGTCCACGACTTCGTCGGCCCCTTGGGCAAAGCCACCGAGATCGAGGGCTTGAAGAATGTCTGCGTTGTCGGCGGCGGCGTCGGCTGTGCTATCGCACTGCCCATCGCCCAGGCACTGCATGCCCAGGGCACCAAGGTGACCGGCATTGTCGGTTTCCGCAACAAGGACCTGGTCATCCTGGAGGATGAGTTCCGCGCCTGCTGCGATGAGTTCATCATTATGACCGACGACGGTTCTTACGGCGATAAGGGTGTTGTTACCGCCCCGCTGGAGCAGAAGATCGTCGATGGCGCCAACTTTGATGAAGTCATCACCATCGGACCGCTGATTATGATGAAATTCGTCGTCAAGACCACCAAACCCCACAATGTCAAGACTGTTGTCTCCATGAACCCGATCATGGTCGACGGCACCGGCATGTGCGGCGGTTGCCGCCTGACCGTTGGCGGCCAGACCAAGTTTGCCTGTGTGGACGGCCCCGACTTTGACGGTTTTGAGGTCGACTTTGACGAAGCTATGCACCGCGGCACCATGTACAAGCCTTTTGAGGCCCACGCCCGCGAGGCCGAGTGCAATCTGCTGAAACAGGAGGTGCAGTAA
- a CDS encoding metallophosphoesterase translates to MYHPFFQFVLPRIGQAALDVLLYVNFLQLPPLQLVSAWPVLYYGLPLLLMLLLAYISRDPLGLGIVFTGHLVTFYCIGTGIALLMRRVGGTPQFVWRIFWLDGITPWLLTAFIMWWGRRRALKLCTTKYNITTHKKLPHGALRIVQISDVHPRACAAMDHTRIPELREKIAACRPDLLVLTGDIFDEFTEPEELEAFCSLFGEIDAPLGKYYVLGNHDLFHHWREPSFGRADLEQGLAKAGVRLLEDTGVMLPCGVRIVGRKDYLYTNGQRFTAAQLIPGGPDDRYTVWLDHEPRDFKNAAAAGADLILSGHTHGGQVWPAGAVGMVAKNERNYGQKKITDTCTAIVSGGTGTWGYKFRTQGRTEIVCVEIKQV, encoded by the coding sequence ATGTATCATCCTTTCTTTCAATTCGTCCTGCCGCGTATTGGCCAGGCGGCGCTGGATGTGCTGCTGTATGTAAACTTTTTGCAGCTGCCGCCCTTGCAGCTGGTCAGCGCATGGCCGGTGCTGTATTACGGCCTACCGCTGCTGCTTATGCTGCTGCTGGCCTACATCAGCCGCGACCCGCTGGGCCTGGGCATCGTGTTCACCGGGCACCTGGTCACTTTTTACTGCATCGGTACCGGCATCGCGCTGCTCATGCGCCGGGTGGGTGGTACGCCGCAATTCGTTTGGCGCATTTTCTGGCTGGATGGCATAACGCCATGGCTGCTGACGGCTTTCATCATGTGGTGGGGCCGCCGCCGCGCCCTGAAACTGTGTACCACAAAATATAATATAACTACGCATAAAAAATTGCCCCATGGCGCTTTGCGCATCGTGCAGATCAGCGATGTCCACCCCCGCGCCTGCGCAGCCATGGATCACACCCGCATCCCCGAACTGCGGGAGAAAATTGCCGCCTGCCGCCCCGACCTGCTGGTGTTGACCGGCGATATTTTCGACGAATTCACCGAGCCGGAGGAACTGGAAGCATTCTGTAGCCTGTTCGGCGAGATCGACGCGCCTCTGGGCAAATACTACGTGCTGGGCAATCACGACCTGTTCCACCATTGGCGGGAGCCAAGCTTCGGCCGTGCGGACTTGGAGCAGGGCTTGGCCAAAGCGGGCGTGCGCCTGCTGGAAGATACCGGCGTTATGCTGCCCTGCGGCGTGCGCATCGTGGGCCGCAAAGACTATTTGTATACGAATGGCCAGCGTTTTACTGCCGCCCAGTTGATTCCCGGCGGGCCGGATGACCGCTATACTGTCTGGCTGGACCACGAGCCGCGGGACTTTAAGAATGCCGCAGCTGCCGGTGCGGATCTGATTTTAAGCGGCCACACTCACGGCGGGCAGGTCTGGCCTGCCGGTGCGGTGGGCATGGTCGCCAAAAACGAGCGCAACTACGGCCAAAAAAAGATCACCGATACCTGCACTGCCATCGTAAGCGGCGGCACCGGCACCTGGGGCTACAAATTCCGCACCCAGGGCCGCACGGAAATTGTTTGTGTTGAAATTAAGCAGGTGTGA
- the gltA gene encoding NADPH-dependent glutamate synthase, with the protein MPNMDPKKCPMPSQEPNVRNKNFKEVALGYTEEMAINEAKRCLQCKNHPCRSGCPVEIDIPGFIKHVAEGDFEAAYNVIAQSSALPAVCGRVCPQEHQCEGKCVRGIKGESVGIGRLERFVADWYRNNVHTKPVAPAPNGHKVAVIGAGPSGLTVAGDLAKLGYKVTVYEALHVAGGVLMYGIPEFRLPKDIVQHEVEGLKELGVDIETNMVVGKVLTIDELMNDYGFEAVYVASGAGLPRFMGIPGESLNGVYSANEYLTRVNLMKAYKEGSRTPIMKSKSVAVVGGGNVAMDAARCAKRLGAENVYIVYRRGMAELPARKEEVEHAEEEGIIFKTLTNPTEVLGDENGWVKGMTCVEMELGEPDASGRRRPIVKEGSEFVLDVDTMIMALGTSPNPLIRSTTPGLDADKHGCLITNGPDGLTSRPMVYAGGDAVTGAATVILAMGAGKEAARAIDAAIMGKEK; encoded by the coding sequence ATGCCGAATATGGACCCGAAAAAGTGCCCCATGCCCAGCCAGGAGCCGAATGTCCGTAATAAAAACTTTAAAGAGGTCGCCCTCGGCTATACCGAGGAGATGGCCATTAACGAAGCCAAGCGCTGCCTGCAGTGCAAGAACCACCCCTGCCGCAGCGGCTGCCCTGTTGAGATCGATATTCCCGGCTTCATCAAGCACGTCGCCGAGGGTGATTTTGAGGCCGCCTATAACGTGATCGCCCAGTCCAGTGCGCTGCCCGCCGTCTGCGGCCGTGTCTGCCCGCAGGAGCATCAGTGCGAGGGCAAGTGCGTCCGCGGCATCAAGGGCGAATCCGTCGGCATCGGCCGTCTGGAGCGCTTTGTTGCGGACTGGTACCGCAACAACGTACATACCAAGCCTGTTGCCCCCGCCCCCAACGGCCACAAGGTGGCTGTCATCGGCGCTGGTCCCTCCGGCCTGACCGTCGCCGGCGACCTGGCCAAGCTGGGCTACAAGGTCACCGTTTACGAGGCCCTGCATGTGGCCGGCGGCGTTCTGATGTACGGCATCCCTGAGTTCCGTCTGCCCAAGGACATCGTCCAGCACGAGGTCGAGGGCCTGAAGGAGCTGGGCGTTGACATCGAGACCAACATGGTCGTCGGCAAGGTCCTGACCATCGACGAGCTGATGAACGACTACGGCTTCGAGGCTGTCTATGTTGCCTCCGGTGCCGGTCTGCCCCGCTTCATGGGCATTCCCGGCGAGAGCCTGAACGGCGTTTACTCCGCCAACGAGTACCTGACCCGCGTGAACCTGATGAAGGCTTACAAGGAAGGTTCCCGCACGCCCATCATGAAGTCCAAGTCTGTCGCCGTTGTTGGCGGCGGCAACGTTGCCATGGACGCCGCCCGCTGCGCCAAGCGCCTGGGCGCCGAGAATGTCTACATCGTCTACCGCCGCGGCATGGCTGAGCTGCCTGCCCGTAAGGAGGAGGTCGAGCACGCCGAGGAGGAAGGCATCATCTTTAAGACGCTGACCAACCCCACCGAGGTGCTGGGTGACGAGAACGGCTGGGTCAAGGGTATGACCTGCGTGGAGATGGAGCTGGGCGAGCCGGATGCTTCCGGCCGCCGCCGTCCCATCGTGAAAGAGGGCAGTGAGTTTGTCCTGGATGTGGACACCATGATCATGGCCCTGGGCACCAGCCCCAACCCGCTGATCCGCTCCACCACGCCGGGTCTGGACGCCGACAAGCACGGTTGCCTGATCACCAACGGCCCTGACGGCCTGACCAGCCGCCCGATGGTCTACGCTGGCGGCGATGCCGTTACCGGCGCTGCCACCGTCATCCTGGCCATGGGCGCCGGCAAGGAAGCCGCCCGTGCCATCGATGCCGCCATCATGGGCAAAGAGAAGTAA